CCGGCTCGGCGAGCGCGCGCCCGTCATGACCTGGCCCGTCGGGCTCGGCGCCGAATGGGCGCAGAGCCCGATCCAGGCGTTCCGCGTGAAGTCGAAGGACGAGAAGCCGACGTGGGTCGTGCCGGACTCGATCTACGTGAAGATGGAGGATCCGAAGCGCGTCGTGCCGCCGGGGCCCGACAATCCGCTCGGCGACTACCGCATCCGGCTCGACTTCGACCTGTATGCGATCCACGGGACGAACGATCCGTGGACCGTCGGCCGCCTGACGACGCACGGCTGCGTCCGGCTCTACCCCGAGGACATCGAATACCTCTATCCCCTGGTCGACCGCGGCTATCCCGGCGAGTTCGTCTACCAGCCGGTGAAGATCGGCGAGCGCAAGGGTCGCGTCTACGTGGAGGTCCACCGGGACGTCTACGAGATGTTCGAGGACCTCGACGCGCACGCGCGCGGGCTCGTCGCGCGCGCGCACCTCGATCAGCGCGTGGATCCGGACCGGCTGCAACACGCGGTGGAGCAGAAGCTCGGGGTGCCGATCGACGTCACCCGCGACGAGGCGAAGGCCGAGGCGCCGCCGGCGAATCCGAAGCGCGACGATCAGCTCGCGGCCGGCGACTGACGGAAGAAGAGGACGCGCTCGGGGCTACTCGCGCTCGCCGCGCTTGATGCCGGTCGAGAGACCCGCGCGCCGGACGTCGCTCACGCCGCGGCGGAGCTTCTGGTCGCCGAAGCGGGCGTGGATCGCGTCGACCGCCGCGTTCAACTGCGCGCGCCGCTGCTCGGTCGGTCCGCGGAGGGCGAGCGCGAGCTGCGACTCGTCGCTCGCCTCGAGACGCGTCACGGCGACGCCCACGAGGCGGATCGGCTCCCACGGCTCGACGCGCGCGAGCAGCGACAGCGCCGCGCGCGCGATCGCGTCGCCGTCGTCGGTCGCGCGCTGCAACACGACCGACCGCGTCACCAGCGGATAGCGCCCGTCGCCGAGCGGACGCGCGAGCTTGAGCTTCACCGTCACGCCGTGACCGCCGACGCGATCACGCCGCAGACGCCGCGCGATCGCGTCGGCGTGCGCGCGGATCGGGTCGGCGAGCGCGGACCGGTCGGCGACGTCGCGCTCGAAGGTGTTCTCCTCCCCGTACGACTTCGCCTCGCGGAAGGGCTCGACCTGGCGCGGATCCTCGCCGCGCGCGAGGTGCGCGAGTTCGACCCCGAACGAGCCGAGTGAGCGGCGGAGCGTCTCATCGGACGCGGCCGCGAGGTCGCCGATCGTGGCGATGCCGAGCGCGTCGAGGCGCTTGCGCCCCACGGCCCCGACGCCCCAGATGCGTCCGACCGGCAGCGGCGCCAGGAACGCGCGCACCGCATCGGGCGCGACCACGCGGAGGCCGTCCGGCTTCGCGAGGTCGCTCGCGATCTTCGCGACCATCTTGACGGGCGCGATGCCGACCGAGAGCGTGAGCCCCGTCGTGGCGCGGACCTCCGCGCGCAGGCGTTCGGCAGCCGAGACCGCGTCGCCGAGGAGACGCGTCGTTCCCGTGAGGTCGAGGAACGCCTCGTCCATCGAGAGGCCCTCGACGAGGGGCGCATAGCGATCGAAGATCGCGAAGACGCGCCGGCTCTCGCGCCGGTACTTCGCCATGTCCCCCGCGACGAAGATCGCGTGCGGGCAGCGGCGGCGCGCCTCGAACGACGGCATCGCGGAATGGATGCCGTAGACCCGCGCCTCGTAGCTCGCCGCCGCGACGACGCCGCGCCCCGACGCGCCGCCGACGACGACCGGCTTCCCCCGCAGCTCCGGCCGGTCGCGCTGCTCCACCGCCGCGAAGAACGCGTCGAGATCAGCGTGCAGGATGGTGCGTGGCGCGGCCACGGCCCGTCGCGGCCTACGCGGGTTGCCGAAAGAGCTCTTCCCGCGTCTTGCCGGCGAGCGTCGCTTGCAGCTGCACGAGCGCGTCCTCCGCGTTCGGAGCGAGCGCCATCAGGTGGTGCTCCGCGCGCACCATCGTCAGATCGCACGGCACCGCCGTCACGAACCCGTTCGGCAGGGTCGAGAGCATCACGAAGAACGCCGACCCGTCCGGCGACCGCAGCTGATACCACTCGACCTTCTGCACCACGTACGCATCACGCATGCGCCGACTCCTCTCCCGATGCTGGGTGGCCGCACCTTAGCGTTCCGGCCGGTCCTCGCTCCAGAGGTGGCGGCGGGTCTCGTCGACGATCACGTGGGTGAGCACGAGGAGCGAGAGCAGGTTCGGAATCGCCATGAGGGCGTTGGTGATGTCGGCGGCGGACCAGACGATCGGCAGCGGCGCCACCGACCCGAGGTAGACCGCGAGCACCCAGAGCACGCGATACACCCGTACCGACGCCGTTCCGAGCAGGTACTCGCACGCCTTCTCGCCGTAGTAGGCCCAGCCGAGGATCGTCGAGAAGACGAACGTCAGCAGGCCGACCGTGAGCACCATGGGGCCGATGACGGGGTGCAGGTCGCTGAACGCCTTCGAGGTGAGCGCGGCGCCCCCGAGGCCCTGCGTCCAGTCGTGCGACTGCACGACGACGAGCCCGGTCATGAGGCACACGACGACGGTGTCCCAGAACGTCCCGGTCGACGACACGAGCGCCTGCCGCACGGGGTTCTTCGTCTGCGCGGCCGCCGCGACGATCGGCGCGCTCCCGAGCCCGGACTCGTTCGAGAAGAGCCCGCGGGCGACGCCGTAGCGCATCGCCTCTCGCACGCCGGCGCCGACGAACCCGCCGACCGCCGCCTGCCCGGTGAACGCCGTGCGCACGATGAGCGAGACGGTCGCCGGGATCTCGGAGGCATGCAGCGCCAGGATGACCAGACAGCCGGCGACGTAGAAGATCGCCATGAACGGCACCAGCCGCTCGCACACCGCCGCGATCGACTTGATGCCGCCGAGGATCACGAGGGCGGTGAGCGCGGTCATGATCCCGCCGGAGAGCCAGACCGAGACGCCGAACGTGTCGCGGACGAGCGTCGAGATCGAGTTCGCCTGCACGGTGTTGCCGATGCCGAACGCGCTCACCGCGGTGAGCGCCGCGAACGCGACCCCGAGCGGCTTGCTGCGCATGCCGCGCTCGAGCACGTACATGGGGCCGCCCGCCATCGTGCCGTCCGCCGCCGTGACGCGGTACTTCACCGAGAGCAGCGCCTCGGCGTACTTGGTGGCGATCCCGAAGACGCCGGTGAGCCACATCCACAGCACCGCTCCGGGTCCGCCGGAGGCGACCGCCGTGGCGACGCCGACGATGTTGCCGGTGCCGATCGTCGCCGCGAGCGCGGTCGTGAGCGCGCCGAACTGCGAGACGTCGCCCTCGCCCTCCGCCCCGCGCTCGAGAGAGATGCGGATGGCGCGCCCCATGTAGCGCTGGATGAAGCGCAGGCGGATCGTCAGGTAGAGGTGCGTCCCGACCAGCAGGATCAGCATGGGCGGCCCCCACACGACGCCCGCGATCTGATCGAGCAGCTTGGTCAGATCCTCCATCCGTCGGGTCGTTACGGCTCGCGACGGATGATCATGACCTCGAACCGCCCCGACGGTCCGACGTACCAGGAGGCGATCCACCCGGTGCACGACACCACCAGCGCGCCGAGCAGCGCCGCGCCGAAGCCCGCGAGCGTGAAGCCCTCGAGGAGCGCGGCGACGAGCGACAGCATCGCCGCGTTCACGACCCAGAGGAAGAGCCCGAGCGTCACCACGGTGATCGGCAGGGTCAGGAGCACGATCGCCGGACGGACGACGGCGTTCACGATGCCGAGCAGGAGCGCCGCGACCAGGAGCGTACCGGCGCCTCGGATCTCCACGCCGGGCACGAGCGCCTGCGCCAGCCAGAGACCGAGCGCGGCGATCAGCAGACGTACGACGAAGCCCGGCATGCCGCGCTCCTACCAAAACGCTGGCGAATGAGAAATGATCGCGGCGGTTTCGTGCCCCATCGGAAGCAATCGCTCTCGCCGAGGCCTCCCCCGCGCCCGGGTCCCTCCTTCGCCAGCGCTCTCCGCGCCGCGCTCCGGCACTACGACGGTCCCGCCTTCCGCGCCGATCTCCTGGCCGGCGGCATCGTCGGCATCGTGGCGCTGCCGCTCTCGATGGCGCTCGCGATCGCGGTCGGCGTCCCGCCGCAGCACGGCCTCTACACCGCGATCGTCGGGGGCTTCGTCGTCGCGGCGGCGGGCGGCTCGCGCTTCCAGGT
This genomic stretch from Deltaproteobacteria bacterium harbors:
- a CDS encoding L,D-transpeptidase family protein; the protein is MRSPIVIPGLICLVVCAVAAGCVAPPKKKLAATRPTKVAAPAIDPSIGELPPASETIVKASAFTAYIPRPDEVPGVVGKNELYRVAAGRNLLEIAREGGLGFRELRDANPRVDEWEPKAGVELVLPTRRILPRPNSYSGLVINIPEFRLYMFPVDTRLGERAPVMTWPVGLGAEWAQSPIQAFRVKSKDEKPTWVVPDSIYVKMEDPKRVVPPGPDNPLGDYRIRLDFDLYAIHGTNDPWTVGRLTTHGCVRLYPEDIEYLYPLVDRGYPGEFVYQPVKIGERKGRVYVEVHRDVYEMFEDLDAHARGLVARAHLDQRVDPDRLQHAVEQKLGVPIDVTRDEAKAEAPPANPKRDDQLAAGD
- a CDS encoding DNA polymerase IV gives rise to the protein MAAPRTILHADLDAFFAAVEQRDRPELRGKPVVVGGASGRGVVAAASYEARVYGIHSAMPSFEARRRCPHAIFVAGDMAKYRRESRRVFAIFDRYAPLVEGLSMDEAFLDLTGTTRLLGDAVSAAERLRAEVRATTGLTLSVGIAPVKMVAKIASDLAKPDGLRVVAPDAVRAFLAPLPVGRIWGVGAVGRKRLDALGIATIGDLAAASDETLRRSLGSFGVELAHLARGEDPRQVEPFREAKSYGEENTFERDVADRSALADPIRAHADAIARRLRRDRVGGHGVTVKLKLARPLGDGRYPLVTRSVVLQRATDDGDAIARAALSLLARVEPWEPIRLVGVAVTRLEASDESQLALALRGPTEQRRAQLNAAVDAIHARFGDQKLRRGVSDVRRAGLSTGIKRGERE
- a CDS encoding sodium:alanine symporter family protein, with amino-acid sequence MEDLTKLLDQIAGVVWGPPMLILLVGTHLYLTIRLRFIQRYMGRAIRISLERGAEGEGDVSQFGALTTALAATIGTGNIVGVATAVASGGPGAVLWMWLTGVFGIATKYAEALLSVKYRVTAADGTMAGGPMYVLERGMRSKPLGVAFAALTAVSAFGIGNTVQANSISTLVRDTFGVSVWLSGGIMTALTALVILGGIKSIAAVCERLVPFMAIFYVAGCLVILALHASEIPATVSLIVRTAFTGQAAVGGFVGAGVREAMRYGVARGLFSNESGLGSAPIVAAAAQTKNPVRQALVSSTGTFWDTVVVCLMTGLVVVQSHDWTQGLGGAALTSKAFSDLHPVIGPMVLTVGLLTFVFSTILGWAYYGEKACEYLLGTASVRVYRVLWVLAVYLGSVAPLPIVWSAADITNALMAIPNLLSLLVLTHVIVDETRRHLWSEDRPER
- a CDS encoding phage holin family protein, whose translation is MPGFVVRLLIAALGLWLAQALVPGVEIRGAGTLLVAALLLGIVNAVVRPAIVLLTLPITVVTLGLFLWVVNAAMLSLVAALLEGFTLAGFGAALLGALVVSCTGWIASWYVGPSGRFEVMIIRREP